One window of Moritella sp. Urea-trap-13 genomic DNA carries:
- a CDS encoding gamma carbonic anhydrase family protein gives MATSLREYQGIAPQIANSAYIDKSAVLIGDITIAEDVSIWPLVAARGDVNKIFIGARTNVQDGCILHVTRKSPANPNGIPLLIGADVTVGHKALLHACTIGDRVLIGMGAIVLDGAIIEADVMIGAGTLVPPRKTLKSGYLYIGSPAKQARALTDEEIAFLKLSADNYVILKNEYIADSQ, from the coding sequence ATGGCCACTTCACTTCGAGAATATCAAGGAATAGCACCGCAAATAGCTAACTCTGCTTATATAGATAAGTCAGCAGTCTTAATCGGCGATATAACAATAGCTGAGGATGTGAGTATATGGCCACTTGTCGCAGCACGTGGTGATGTAAATAAGATTTTTATTGGTGCCCGTACGAATGTACAAGATGGTTGCATATTACATGTCACCAGAAAAAGCCCGGCAAACCCAAATGGTATCCCACTACTTATAGGTGCAGATGTTACCGTCGGCCATAAAGCACTATTGCATGCCTGTACTATTGGTGATCGGGTATTAATAGGTATGGGGGCAATTGTGCTGGATGGGGCGATTATTGAAGCTGATGTCATGATCGGTGCAGGTACTTTGGTGCCACCAAGAAAAACATTAAAAAGTGGCTATCTGTACATTGGCAGTCCAGCAAAGCAAGCAAGAGCACTAACGGATGAGGAAATCGCGTTTTTAAAATTATCAGCCGATAATTACGTTATCCTCAAAAATGAATATATTGCAGATAGTCAGTAA
- a CDS encoding L-threonylcarbamoyladenylate synthase, with translation MTINNRYITVHNSPAILNAVTALQNQKVIAYPTEAVFGLGCDPMNEQAVQRLLSIKQRPIEKGLILIAANLTQLDAYVDLSKLTAQQIDNINQTWPGPATWVMPAKAQVPKWLTGQFDSIAVRVSAHPTVQKLCLAFGGPITSTSANLTGLTPCVTTAEVTQQLAPLLGAIVDEAVGELAQPTTITDAVTGRIYR, from the coding sequence ATGACTATTAATAATAGATATATTACTGTGCATAATTCACCAGCTATTCTCAACGCGGTAACAGCGTTACAAAATCAAAAAGTTATTGCTTATCCAACGGAAGCTGTATTTGGCTTGGGTTGTGATCCGATGAATGAACAAGCGGTACAGCGATTACTCTCCATCAAACAACGGCCGATTGAAAAAGGACTTATCTTAATTGCCGCTAACTTAACGCAGCTAGATGCTTATGTTGATTTGAGCAAATTAACTGCCCAGCAAATTGACAACATTAATCAAACTTGGCCTGGCCCTGCAACTTGGGTTATGCCGGCTAAAGCGCAAGTGCCGAAATGGTTAACTGGCCAATTTGATAGCATTGCAGTTCGCGTATCCGCACATCCGACGGTACAAAAATTGTGTCTGGCTTTTGGTGGGCCGATTACTTCTACTAGTGCTAATTTAACTGGTTTAACACCATGTGTGACCACGGCTGAAGTCACTCAGCAACTTGCCCCATTACTTGGTGCTATTGTTGATGAAGCTGTAGGTGAACTTGCACAACCTACGACGATCACTGATGCTGTGACAGGCCGGATCTACCGTTAA
- a CDS encoding type I DNA topoisomerase, which produces MSKNDDKLFTVHEHALEKEYETCPQCGAELSIKNAKSGPFLGCNNYPNCDYSRPLSNQSHFEDNKTLVGSECPECQHELALKRGRYGFFIGCTQFPTCNYMSKTETPDETGITCPQCKSGDLLQKKSRFGKTFYSCNKYPKCKYIINFKPVSEECPECHWGILVEKKTSNGKQLICPQKSCGYKRALLE; this is translated from the coding sequence ATGTCTAAAAATGACGACAAACTATTTACAGTTCATGAACATGCCTTGGAAAAAGAGTACGAGACGTGCCCGCAATGCGGCGCTGAGTTAAGTATTAAAAATGCCAAATCTGGGCCATTTTTAGGTTGTAATAATTATCCAAATTGTGATTATTCACGCCCTTTATCAAATCAATCTCATTTCGAAGATAACAAAACCCTTGTTGGCTCTGAATGTCCAGAGTGTCAGCATGAGCTCGCGTTGAAACGTGGTCGTTATGGCTTCTTTATCGGTTGTACCCAATTCCCCACTTGCAATTATATGTCGAAAACAGAAACCCCAGATGAGACCGGCATAACTTGTCCACAGTGTAAATCGGGTGATTTACTGCAGAAAAAATCACGTTTCGGCAAGACATTTTATTCTTGTAATAAATACCCTAAGTGTAAATACATTATTAATTTCAAACCTGTTTCAGAAGAATGTCCTGAGTGTCACTGGGGCATTTTAGTTGAAAAGAAAACCAGTAATGGAAAACAACTTATCTGTCCACAGAAAAGCTGTGGCTATAAGCGTGCTTTATTAGAATAG
- the fmt gene encoding methionyl-tRNA formyltransferase, protein MTKPLRIIFAGTPDFAAKHLSALLNSEHEVIAVYSQPDRPAGRGKKLKLSDVKQLAVSHEIPVYQPVSLRNEEAQQQLLALNADLMVVVAYGLILPQIVLDTPHLGCINVHGSLLPRWRGAAPIQRSIWAGDAETGVTIMQMDLGLDTGAMLHKVTCPIAADETSASLYDRLAELGPQGLLETLVQISNNTAVAQVQDDAQANYASKLSKEEANIDWTQSAVAIERQVRAFNPWPVSYTQIAEQNVKIWQASVSEDTTDAQPGTVIAATKLGIQVATGDGVLTLLNLQLAGKKAMPVQDILNARKEWFTVGQLLNSI, encoded by the coding sequence TTGACCAAACCATTACGCATTATTTTTGCCGGCACCCCTGATTTTGCCGCCAAACACCTCTCTGCATTACTAAATTCAGAGCATGAAGTGATCGCGGTATATAGCCAACCCGATCGTCCAGCAGGTCGCGGTAAAAAACTAAAACTAAGTGACGTAAAGCAACTTGCTGTGAGCCATGAAATTCCGGTATACCAACCAGTTAGTTTACGTAACGAAGAAGCACAACAACAATTATTGGCGTTAAACGCAGATCTAATGGTGGTGGTTGCTTACGGATTAATCCTGCCACAGATCGTACTTGATACACCGCATTTAGGCTGTATTAACGTACACGGTTCATTATTACCAAGATGGCGTGGTGCAGCACCAATCCAACGTTCAATCTGGGCTGGTGATGCAGAAACAGGCGTCACGATTATGCAAATGGACTTAGGCCTTGATACGGGTGCTATGTTGCATAAAGTGACCTGTCCGATTGCGGCTGATGAAACCAGTGCCAGTTTATATGACCGACTTGCCGAGCTTGGACCGCAAGGATTACTAGAAACATTAGTCCAAATCAGTAACAATACAGCCGTTGCGCAAGTGCAAGATGACGCACAAGCCAACTACGCATCAAAACTAAGTAAAGAAGAAGCCAACATCGATTGGACTCAGTCGGCTGTTGCTATCGAACGTCAAGTTCGTGCTTTTAACCCTTGGCCTGTAAGCTACACCCAAATTGCAGAACAGAATGTTAAGATTTGGCAAGCAAGTGTCAGTGAAGACACCACAGATGCACAACCTGGTACTGTTATAGCAGCAACCAAACTGGGCATCCAAGTTGCTACCGGTGATGGCGTATTAACGTTATTAAACCTGCAACTTGCGGGCAAAAAGGCCATGCCAGTTCAAGACATTCTAAACGCTCGTAAAGAGTGGTTTACTGTTGGTCAATTACTAAATTCTATTTAA
- the rsmB gene encoding 16S rRNA (cytosine(967)-C(5))-methyltransferase RsmB encodes MKTRASAAKVLYQVVDRGQSLTTALPIAQQLLPAKDRALLQEICYGVLRWLPRLEFISRQLMSKPLIGKQRPVHFLILVGLYQLKYMRIPAHAAVAETVNAIKVLKSPKLSGLVNAILRNYQRQQDDLETLADGNDACKFGHPGWLIKRIKAAYPKQWQAVLTANNERPPMWIRVNQQHHNRSDYQALLAADDIAAEIVDSADSALRLEKPTDVYKLAGFAEGHSSVQDGAAQFAAQFLDAQPGELVLDACAAPGGKTAHILERQPALKHLVAVDFDETRLARVQENLTRMQLEAELIHGDASKPEDWWKGDKFDRILLDAPCSATGVIRRHPDIKWLRRDSDIAPLVQLQAEILDAMWQQLKPGGTLLYATCSILPAENSEQISQFVARTTDAVLIPLNANSEDKAFSWQILPNTQGMDGFFYAKLQKKA; translated from the coding sequence ATGAAAACCAGAGCTAGCGCCGCAAAAGTACTTTACCAAGTTGTTGATAGAGGTCAGTCATTGACGACAGCCTTACCGATTGCACAGCAATTATTACCTGCCAAGGATCGTGCTTTACTACAGGAGATCTGTTACGGCGTATTGCGCTGGTTACCTCGTCTTGAGTTTATTAGCCGTCAACTAATGAGCAAACCCTTAATTGGTAAGCAAAGACCCGTGCATTTCTTAATCTTGGTGGGTTTATATCAATTAAAATATATGCGTATCCCGGCACATGCTGCAGTAGCTGAAACGGTAAATGCCATTAAGGTATTAAAATCACCGAAACTGAGTGGCCTAGTCAATGCTATTTTACGTAATTATCAACGTCAACAAGACGACCTTGAAACCCTAGCAGACGGTAACGACGCGTGTAAATTTGGCCATCCAGGTTGGTTAATCAAGCGCATTAAAGCCGCTTACCCTAAGCAGTGGCAAGCTGTGTTAACGGCGAACAACGAACGTCCACCTATGTGGATCCGTGTTAACCAACAGCACCATAACCGCAGCGACTACCAAGCACTGCTTGCAGCTGACGATATTGCTGCTGAAATAGTTGATAGCGCAGATTCAGCATTACGCTTAGAAAAACCAACTGATGTTTACAAGCTTGCAGGTTTTGCTGAAGGCCATAGCTCGGTACAAGATGGCGCTGCACAATTTGCCGCACAATTCTTAGATGCACAGCCGGGTGAGCTAGTACTCGATGCTTGTGCTGCTCCAGGTGGTAAAACAGCACACATTTTAGAACGCCAACCAGCACTAAAACATCTGGTAGCAGTAGATTTTGATGAAACGCGTCTAGCACGTGTACAAGAAAATCTAACTCGCATGCAGTTAGAAGCGGAGCTCATTCACGGTGATGCCAGCAAGCCTGAAGATTGGTGGAAAGGTGATAAATTTGACCGTATTCTGCTAGATGCACCTTGTAGTGCAACCGGTGTTATTCGTCGTCATCCTGATATCAAATGGTTACGTCGCGACTCTGATATCGCGCCATTAGTACAACTGCAAGCTGAAATTTTAGATGCCATGTGGCAACAACTAAAACCAGGTGGCACCCTGTTATACGCAACATGTTCAATTCTACCTGCTGAAAACAGTGAGCAAATTAGTCAGTTTGTCGCGCGTACAACTGATGCAGTACTAATACCACTCAATGCAAACAGTGAAGACAAAGCATTTAGCTGGCAGATCCTACCGAATACCCAAGGTATGGATGGGTTCTTCTACGCTAAGTTACAAAAAAAAGCATAA
- the def gene encoding peptide deformylase yields the protein MAILEVLHFPDDRLRKIAQPVQEITLATQTIIDDMLDTMYAEEGIGLAAVQVNILQRIVVIDVSGTRNEPLVLINPVITEKYGDTGIEEGCLSVPDSRAFVPRAESVTVTALDREGNELTLEAHDLLAICLQHELDHLNGKLFIDYLSVLKQQRIRKKLEKLARQNK from the coding sequence ATGGCTATATTAGAAGTTTTACATTTTCCTGATGATCGATTAAGAAAGATTGCTCAACCTGTGCAGGAAATCACACTGGCGACACAAACGATCATCGATGACATGCTCGACACCATGTATGCCGAAGAAGGCATAGGGTTAGCCGCTGTACAAGTCAATATTTTACAACGTATTGTCGTTATCGATGTGTCAGGAACACGTAATGAACCTCTAGTCCTTATAAACCCGGTCATTACCGAAAAATACGGCGATACAGGGATTGAAGAAGGCTGCCTTTCGGTACCAGATTCACGGGCTTTTGTGCCGCGCGCAGAAAGCGTAACCGTGACAGCATTAGACCGTGAAGGTAATGAGCTTACACTAGAAGCCCATGATTTATTAGCCATTTGTTTACAGCACGAATTGGACCATCTGAATGGTAAATTGTTCATTGACTATTTATCTGTGCTGAAACAGCAAAGAATTCGGAAAAAGCTAGAAAAACTAGCACGTCAAAATAAATAA
- a CDS encoding LysM peptidoglycan-binding domain-containing protein, which translates to MSIKRRLIFALAAMLPFLAHADSLNLKNQYPTEYIVKEGDTLWDISNKYLQSPWLWPQLWDANPELDDPHLIYPGDKLQLIFVDGQPRLVRNHVRKRIVKVSPKARPELKGSQAIPTIPLKLINSFLSRDYVAGDDKLKQAPVILGNNDGNSTFIVGHSIFASSSLKPGQYGIYRRGRTYIDPVTNEKLGNEVEFIAIARVVNTGSETIPAKLLILKSTKEARKGDRLLPMPEQERLPVYFQPRNFQLASDGLIVAADEQYSTIGKNDVVVINRGWRDSVGAGDVFAVLKRGKTIIRHEQDLDFDYSEQINQYDKLFSDKNELQLPDERVGEMMVFKVYDKVSLALITHSSQVIKLSDKVSNL; encoded by the coding sequence ATGTCCATAAAACGTCGTTTGATCTTTGCTTTAGCCGCTATGTTACCCTTTTTAGCGCACGCTGATAGCTTAAACTTAAAAAATCAATACCCCACAGAGTACATCGTTAAAGAAGGTGATACGCTTTGGGATATATCGAATAAGTATTTACAAAGTCCGTGGTTATGGCCGCAGTTATGGGATGCCAACCCGGAACTTGATGATCCGCATCTTATCTACCCCGGTGATAAACTACAATTAATCTTTGTTGATGGGCAACCACGCTTAGTACGTAATCATGTACGTAAGCGGATAGTCAAAGTGTCCCCTAAAGCGCGACCTGAATTAAAAGGCAGTCAGGCTATTCCGACGATACCGTTAAAACTGATCAATTCTTTTTTAAGTCGAGACTATGTCGCTGGCGATGATAAATTAAAGCAGGCTCCTGTGATCTTAGGCAATAATGATGGCAATAGTACATTTATTGTTGGCCACAGTATCTTTGCCTCCAGTTCGTTAAAACCGGGGCAGTACGGTATTTATCGTCGCGGTCGTACTTATATAGACCCTGTTACGAATGAAAAGTTAGGTAATGAAGTGGAGTTTATTGCGATCGCGCGCGTGGTCAATACCGGGTCGGAAACGATCCCAGCCAAATTATTGATTTTGAAAAGTACTAAAGAAGCGCGTAAAGGTGATCGATTATTACCCATGCCTGAGCAAGAGCGTTTACCAGTTTATTTCCAACCGCGTAATTTCCAGTTGGCCAGTGATGGTTTAATTGTCGCTGCGGATGAACAATACAGTACGATTGGTAAAAATGATGTTGTGGTCATCAATCGTGGCTGGCGTGACAGCGTTGGTGCCGGAGATGTATTCGCGGTATTAAAACGCGGTAAAACAATTATTCGGCATGAGCAAGACCTGGATTTTGATTATAGTGAGCAAATTAACCAATACGATAAGCTATTTTCTGATAAAAATGAGTTACAGCTCCCAGATGAACGGGTCGGAGAAATGATGGTGTTCAAAGTTTACGACAAAGTAAGCCTTGCGCTTATTACACATAGCTCACAAGTGATTAAACTTAGCGATAAGGTAAGTAACTTATGA
- the aroE gene encoding shikimate dehydrogenase — translation MDRYAVFGNPINHSKSPMIHTLFAQQTAQQLSYQAIEAPIDGFAEAMTSFFSQGGKGCNITVPFKEEAFVFAQQLTSRAKLAGAVNTLLLSDSGDIIGDNTDGFGLVHDLQQYMELANKRILLLGAGGAARGVIGPLLAQGIEELVIANRTDAKAQTLATLFADKGNIKACSFTALAGDFDLVINSTSASLSGSLPPIASTLISKHTICYDMMYKAEATVFNLWALEQGAELAIDGLGMLVGQAAESFKVWRGITPAMPPVLAALRKTIK, via the coding sequence ATGGATCGTTATGCCGTATTTGGTAATCCAATAAACCACAGTAAATCACCGATGATTCATACCTTATTTGCCCAGCAAACAGCACAGCAATTGAGTTATCAGGCCATCGAAGCACCTATTGATGGTTTTGCTGAAGCAATGACAAGCTTTTTTTCGCAAGGTGGTAAAGGTTGCAATATTACCGTGCCCTTTAAGGAAGAAGCATTTGTATTTGCACAGCAGCTAACATCTAGAGCAAAACTTGCTGGTGCCGTTAATACATTATTGCTATCTGACTCGGGTGATATTATTGGTGATAATACTGATGGCTTTGGTCTTGTGCATGATTTACAGCAATACATGGAGCTGGCGAATAAACGTATCTTGTTACTGGGTGCTGGCGGAGCTGCACGTGGTGTTATCGGGCCATTATTAGCTCAAGGTATTGAGGAATTGGTTATCGCTAATCGAACAGATGCAAAAGCTCAAACGTTAGCGACACTGTTTGCTGATAAAGGCAATATCAAGGCTTGTAGTTTTACCGCATTAGCGGGTGATTTTGACCTTGTTATTAATTCTACCTCGGCTAGCCTCTCTGGTTCGCTTCCTCCTATTGCATCGACTCTTATTAGCAAACATACTATTTGTTACGACATGATGTATAAAGCTGAAGCGACTGTTTTTAATTTATGGGCATTAGAGCAAGGTGCTGAATTAGCAATTGATGGCTTAGGTATGTTGGTTGGACAAGCGGCGGAAAGTTTTAAAGTGTGGCGCGGTATCACGCCTGCTATGCCACCTGTACTCGCGGCATTAAGAAAGACGATTAAATAG
- the dprA gene encoding DNA-processing protein DprA has protein sequence MMVNEQDKYWLALYDVPKIGGSRALKLLQKTSLTKLFTSSAQYLQSLGLDSAQQQAILNPDWQAIENSLNWLAGQDNRYLIPITSSLYPLALKNIPSPPLLLYVEGNVELISQPQIAMVGTRAPSYYGKRHAHNFAAELVQLGLVVTSGLAIGVDSECHRSVLAAKGHTIAVLGTGLANIYPKRHQKLAQQIREQGALVSEFSPFTQARPEHFPRRNRIVSGLSLGVVVIEAALNSGSLISARCALEQGREVFALPGAIDNPMAAGCHYLIQQGAKLITQTSDITDELTYINVRTNFEQTDLFSPEPETVSLPNQIILDSVGYEVTTADLIAERSQQPVSQVLTSLIELELDNWINAVPGGYVRSQRRG, from the coding sequence ATGATGGTTAATGAGCAAGATAAATATTGGTTAGCATTATATGACGTTCCCAAAATAGGGGGCAGTAGGGCGCTAAAACTATTACAAAAAACCTCGTTAACTAAATTATTTACCAGTTCTGCGCAGTATCTACAATCGCTTGGTTTAGATTCCGCGCAGCAACAAGCCATCCTAAATCCCGATTGGCAGGCGATTGAAAACAGCCTCAATTGGCTTGCAGGACAAGATAATCGTTACCTAATCCCTATCACCAGCAGTCTCTACCCACTGGCATTAAAAAATATTCCCTCTCCACCTTTGCTTTTGTACGTCGAAGGTAATGTTGAATTAATATCGCAACCACAAATCGCCATGGTTGGTACACGTGCGCCAAGCTATTATGGCAAACGCCATGCACACAACTTTGCTGCAGAGCTAGTGCAATTGGGATTAGTCGTCACCAGTGGTCTTGCTATTGGCGTCGATAGTGAGTGTCACCGCAGTGTATTAGCAGCCAAAGGACATACTATTGCCGTGTTAGGGACCGGGTTAGCCAATATTTATCCTAAGCGTCACCAAAAATTAGCTCAGCAGATTCGAGAACAAGGCGCATTAGTCTCTGAATTTAGTCCTTTTACCCAAGCTCGACCTGAGCATTTTCCCCGTCGTAATCGCATTGTCAGTGGTTTATCACTGGGTGTTGTGGTGATAGAAGCCGCATTGAACAGTGGTTCATTAATTTCAGCGCGTTGTGCTCTTGAACAAGGCCGAGAGGTCTTTGCGTTGCCAGGAGCGATTGATAATCCGATGGCTGCTGGTTGTCATTATTTAATCCAGCAAGGGGCGAAGTTGATTACTCAAACTAGCGATATTACCGATGAACTCACATATATAAATGTACGTACGAATTTTGAGCAAACAGACCTGTTCAGCCCTGAACCCGAAACTGTTTCATTGCCAAATCAAATTATCTTAGATAGTGTCGGTTATGAAGTAACGACAGCAGATCTAATTGCTGAGCGCAGCCAACAACCCGTTAGCCAAGTATTAACGAGTTTAATTGAACTCGAACTTGATAATTGGATCAATGCTGTGCCCGGTGGTTATGTGAGATCGCAAAGGAGGGGCTAA
- a CDS encoding DUF494 family protein, producing the protein MLDVLIYLFENFYEQNESEFLVDRDNLLDELLEAGFAEAEILKAMTWIEHLVEMRDGGVQTHLQVSSVSSMRIYTDAEQFYINTECRGFLLFLEHISVLNIETREMAIARLVELENTNLDLDDIKWVILMVLFNVPDGEEAYLQMEELVHAKEHNYLH; encoded by the coding sequence ATGTTAGATGTACTTATTTATCTTTTCGAAAATTTTTATGAACAAAATGAATCTGAGTTTTTAGTTGATCGAGATAACTTGCTCGATGAGTTACTTGAGGCTGGTTTTGCTGAAGCTGAAATACTCAAAGCAATGACATGGATTGAACATTTAGTTGAGATGCGTGATGGTGGCGTGCAAACACATCTACAAGTATCCAGTGTTAGTTCGATGCGAATTTACACTGACGCTGAGCAATTCTATATCAATACTGAATGTCGTGGTTTTCTCCTCTTTTTAGAACATATTTCTGTACTTAATATTGAAACCAGAGAAATGGCAATTGCTCGATTAGTTGAATTGGAAAATACTAATTTAGATCTTGATGATATTAAGTGGGTCATTTTAATGGTGTTATTCAACGTGCCAGACGGTGAGGAAGCCTATTTGCAAATGGAAGAATTAGTACATGCTAAAGAGCACAACTACTTGCATTAA
- the trkA gene encoding Trk system potassium transporter TrkA, with protein MKIIIIGAGQVGGTLAENLVGENNDITVIDRDGNSLRNLQDKFDLRVVEGHGANPDVLREAGAQDADMLVAVTNNDETNMIACQIAYTLFNTPNKIARIRNESYLNHKDTLFHNGAIAVDHLIAPEQLVTDYIKRLIDYPGALQVVNFANNKVGLVALKAYYGGPLVGNALAALREHMPNVEARVAAIFRQGKPIRPLGTTIIEADDEVFFVSASNNIRAVMSELQKLEKPYRRIIIAGGGNIGAALASRLERDYSVKLIERNITRAEQLSEMLNNTIVFCGDASDQELLNEEHIDQTDVFIAVTNDDEANIMSAMLAKRMGAKKAMVLIQRGAYVDLVQGGTIDIAISPQQATISALLTHVRRADIANVYSLRRGAAEAIEAIAHGDKLTSRVVGRAIGSLKLPVGTTIGAIVRKDAVLIAHDKTVIEQDDHVVMFLVDKKFIPDVEKLFQPSPFFL; from the coding sequence ATGAAAATTATCATTATCGGTGCAGGCCAGGTCGGCGGCACACTAGCTGAAAACTTAGTAGGTGAGAATAATGACATTACCGTTATCGACCGCGATGGTAACAGCCTAAGAAACTTACAAGATAAATTTGATTTACGGGTTGTTGAAGGTCATGGGGCGAACCCAGACGTACTGCGCGAAGCGGGCGCACAAGATGCCGATATGCTTGTGGCGGTAACCAACAATGACGAAACCAATATGATCGCCTGTCAAATTGCTTACACCCTGTTTAATACCCCAAATAAAATAGCGCGGATTAGAAACGAATCTTATTTAAACCACAAAGATACCTTATTCCATAATGGCGCGATTGCGGTTGATCATTTGATCGCCCCCGAACAGCTCGTTACCGATTATATTAAACGTCTTATCGACTACCCTGGCGCACTGCAAGTGGTCAACTTTGCCAATAATAAAGTCGGACTAGTGGCGTTGAAAGCCTATTATGGAGGGCCGTTGGTGGGTAATGCACTGGCAGCATTACGTGAACACATGCCTAATGTTGAAGCGCGCGTGGCGGCTATTTTCCGTCAAGGTAAACCAATCCGGCCACTCGGCACTACCATTATTGAAGCCGATGACGAAGTTTTCTTTGTCTCTGCAAGTAACAATATTCGCGCGGTAATGAGTGAGTTACAAAAACTCGAAAAGCCTTATCGTCGTATCATTATTGCTGGCGGTGGTAACATTGGTGCCGCCCTCGCGAGTCGTTTAGAACGTGACTACTCGGTTAAACTCATCGAGCGTAATATTACTCGCGCAGAGCAGTTATCCGAAATGCTTAACAATACCATCGTGTTTTGTGGCGATGCATCCGATCAGGAACTGCTTAATGAAGAACATATTGATCAAACCGATGTATTTATTGCCGTGACCAATGATGACGAAGCCAACATCATGTCAGCAATGTTAGCCAAACGCATGGGGGCAAAAAAAGCCATGGTACTGATTCAACGTGGAGCCTATGTGGACCTTGTGCAAGGCGGTACCATTGATATTGCCATCTCACCGCAACAAGCGACTATCTCAGCGCTATTAACCCATGTACGTCGTGCAGACATTGCCAATGTTTACTCCTTGCGTCGTGGTGCAGCAGAAGCAATTGAAGCAATTGCCCATGGTGACAAATTAACCTCACGCGTTGTTGGCCGGGCTATCGGCAGCTTAAAACTACCTGTAGGGACAACAATTGGTGCGATTGTACGTAAAGATGCGGTGTTAATCGCCCATGATAAAACCGTGATTGAACAAGATGATCACGTAGTGATGTTCTTGGTTGATAAAAAGTTTATCCCTGATGTTGAAAAACTTTTTCAACCTAGTCCATTTTTCTTATAA
- the purE gene encoding 5-(carboxyamino)imidazole ribonucleotide mutase yields the protein MSTQFVAVLMGSDSDLPVMQATLNVLKSFEIKYEVKVTSAHRTPAATHQYVTDAESRGCAVFICAAGLAAHLAGAVAGITTHPVIGVPIDAGPLQGMDALLSTVQMPGGVPVACVAIGSAGAKNAGYLAAQMLAIGNPEMAAKVKAERQANAESIIAKDAALQAKLKAL from the coding sequence ATGTCTACACAATTTGTTGCAGTATTAATGGGCTCAGATTCAGATTTACCTGTCATGCAGGCGACACTGAACGTACTTAAATCATTTGAAATTAAGTATGAAGTGAAAGTAACTTCTGCTCACCGTACTCCAGCAGCGACACACCAGTATGTGACTGATGCTGAAAGTCGCGGTTGTGCTGTGTTTATCTGTGCCGCTGGTTTAGCTGCACATTTAGCTGGCGCGGTAGCAGGCATTACGACTCATCCTGTTATTGGCGTGCCAATTGACGCAGGCCCGTTACAAGGTATGGATGCTTTATTATCAACAGTGCAAATGCCTGGTGGTGTACCTGTTGCTTGTGTAGCAATTGGTAGTGCTGGTGCTAAAAATGCGGGTTACCTTGCTGCACAAATGCTAGCTATCGGTAATCCAGAAATGGCTGCTAAAGTAAAAGCCGAACGTCAAGCTAATGCAGAAAGCATCATTGCTAAAGACGCAGCACTACAAGCTAAGTTAAAAGCACTGTAA